In the genome of Columba livia isolate bColLiv1 breed racing homer chromosome 10, bColLiv1.pat.W.v2, whole genome shotgun sequence, one region contains:
- the KBTBD8 gene encoding kelch repeat and BTB domain-containing protein 8 produces MAALGEPSKFSQTLNGIPSSNTVSSGMDPFHACSILQQLKTMYDEGQLTDIVVEVDHGKTFSCHRNVLAAISPYFRSMFTSGLTESTQKEVRIVGVEAESMHLVLNYAYTSRVMLTEANVQALFTAASIFQIPSIQDQCAKYMISHLDPQNSIGVFIFADHYGHQELKDRSQDYIRKKFLSVTKEQEFLHLRKDQLISILDSDDLNVDKEEHVYDSIIRWFEHEQNKREVHLPEIFAKCIRMPLLEETFLEKIPPMFAQAMAKSCVQKGQHSANGYTQRLGMTASEMIICFDAAHKHSGKKQTVPCLDSVTGRVFKLCKPPNDLREVGILVSPDNDIYIAGGYRPSSSEVSIDHRAESDFWMYDHSGNRWIPKAPLLRARIGCKLVHCCGKLYAIGGRVYEGDGRNSLKSVECYDSRENCWTAVCPMPVAMEFHSAVEYKDNIYVLQGEFFLCYDPQKDYWGFLTPMTVPRIQGLATVYNDSIYYIAGTCGNHQRMFTVEAYDIEQNKWTRKKDFPCDQSINPYIKLVLLKNKLHLFVRATQVTVEEHVFRTSRKNSLYQYDEVTDQWQKVYETPDRLWDLGRHFECVVAKLYPQCLQKVI; encoded by the exons ATGGCAGCGTTAGGAG AGCCAAGTAAGTTTTCACAAACACTGAACGGAATTCCTTCTTCAAACACAGTCAGCAGTGGAATGGACCCCTTCCATGCCTGTAGTATTCTTCAACAGCTTAAAACCATGTATGATGAAGGACAACTGACAGACATTGTAGTGGAAGTGGATCATGGGAAAACATTCTCCTGTCATAGGAATGTTCTTGCTGCAATCAGTCCTTATTTCAG atCTATGTTCACTAGCGGCCTTACAGAGAGTACCCAGAAAGAAGTCCGAATCGTTGGTGTTGAAGCAGAGTCAATGCATTTAGTATTGAACTATGCATATACCTCCAGAGTAATGCTGACAGAGGCCAATGTTCAAGCTTTGTTCACTGCAGCTAGTATCTTCCAGATCCCTTCCATACAAGACCAGTGTGCTAAATATATGATCAGTCATTTGGACCCACAGAACTCCATTGGGGTGTTTATCTTTGCTGATCACTATGGTCATCAAGAACTCAAAGACAGATCACAAGACTACATTCGTAAAAAGTTTCTGAGTGTCACCAAAGAGCAAGAATTTCTTCATTTGAGAAAAGACCAACTGATAAGTATACTCGACAGTGATGATTTAAACGTAGACAAAGAAGAACATGTTTATGACAGCATTATAAGGTGGTTTGAGCATGaacaaaataagagagaagtgcACCTTCCGGAAATATTTGCCAAATGCATCCGTATGCCTCTGTTGGAAGAGACATTTTTAGAGAAAATCCCTCCCATGTTTGCACAGGCTATGGCCAAAAGCTGTGTACAAAAGGGACAACATAGTGCCAATGGCTATACACAACGGCTTGGAATGACCGCTTCTGAAATGATCATATGCTTTGATGCTGCCCACAAACACtcaggaaagaagcaaacagtgCCTTGTTTAGATTCGGTCACAGGGAGAGTGTTTAAACTATGCAAGCCACCAAATGACTTGAGAGAGGTTGGAATTCTTGTATCTCCTGATAATGATATTTATATTGCGGGTGGTTACAGACCAAGCAGCAGCGAGGTCTCCATTGACCACAGAGCAGAGAGTGATTTTTGGATGTATGATCACTCTGGCAATAGGTGGATTCCGAAAGCTCCTTTGTTGCGAGCCAGAATAGGCTGCAAATTGGTTCATTGCTGTGGTAAACTGTATGCAATAGGTGGTCGTGTTTATGAAGGAGACGGACGAAACTCACTCAAGTCTGTGGAGTGCTATGACAGCCGAGAGAACTGTTGGACAGCTGTCTGTCCGATGCCGGTAGCAATGGAGTTTCATAGTGCTGTGGAATATAAGGATAACATCTATGTTTTACAGG GGGAATTTTTTCTCTGCTATGATCCTCAGAAGGATTACTGGGGATTTTTGACCCCAATGACTGTGCCTAGAATCCAAGGCTTGGCAACTGTATACAATGACTCCATCTACTACATAGCTGGAACCTGTGGAAACCATCAACGTATGTTTACCGTAGAGGCCTATGACATTGAACAAAATAAGTGGACTCGAAAAAAAGACTTTCCATGTGATCAGTCCATTAATCCGTATATAAAACTCGTACTCCTCAAAAACAAACTCCATCTGTTTGTCAGAGCTACTCAAGTCACTGTTGAAGAACATGTTTTCAGAACCAGCAGGAAAAATTCGCTCTACCAGTATGATGAGGTTACTGACCAGTGGCAAAAAGTATATGAGACTCCAGATAGGCTCTGGGATTTGGGCCGGCATTTTGAATGTGTTGTTGCTAAATTGTATCCGCAGTGTCTTCAGaaagttatttaa